A window of the Candidatus Saccharibacteria bacterium oral taxon 488 genome harbors these coding sequences:
- a CDS encoding GNAT family N-acetyltransferase, translating into MEELTIERASHITEADVADITNLIAALTSKPHPADAELLQQIIDSPSHVLLLARLSGKIVGMATAALLLGPAAGRKIYLDDFVTDPNVQGKGVGSRLWDAVIDWGCEQGAQKLEFTSRPEREAAQQFYLKKGAVVRSTNAFAKEL; encoded by the coding sequence ATGGAAGAATTGACAATTGAACGCGCATCCCACATTACCGAAGCTGATGTGGCAGACATCACCAACCTTATCGCGGCGCTTACCAGCAAACCGCATCCAGCTGACGCCGAGTTGTTGCAGCAGATCATTGACTCGCCAAGTCATGTGCTGCTATTGGCGCGGCTATCGGGCAAGATTGTCGGCATGGCAACGGCAGCACTGCTACTCGGGCCGGCTGCTGGGCGCAAAATCTACCTCGACGATTTTGTGACCGACCCGAATGTACAGGGTAAGGGTGTTGGTTCTCGACTCTGGGACGCTGTCATTGACTGGGGCTGCGAGCAGGGTGCTCAAAAACTGGAGTTTACATCGCGCCCAGAACGCGAAGCGGCGCAGCAGTTCTACTTGAAAAAGGGCGCAGTCGTACGTAGCACTAACGCTTTTGCTAAGGAATTGTAG
- a CDS encoding phosphate acetyltransferase, whose product MNQHIRDLAKTLALNPPRIVFPEGNNHIIQQAARALEESGAVQPVLLDGKEDAISRGATMLTSGEADVMVAGIDHPTKDVLRAGLKIVGLAPDIRYASSFFVIDVPQFQGGERGLLLFADCGMNIQPNAEQLAAIAVASADSAASLGWEPRVAMLSYSTKGSAGGDSVELVTQALQLVKTEQPDILIDGELQLDAAIVPAIGQKKSPDSPVAGRANVLVFPDLDSGNIAYKLAEHLAGGHAYGPILQGFARPISDLSRGSSVDDVIGATLITASMARTS is encoded by the coding sequence ATGAATCAGCACATACGAGACTTAGCAAAAACCCTCGCCTTAAATCCGCCGCGGATAGTATTTCCTGAGGGCAATAATCACATCATCCAGCAGGCAGCGCGCGCACTAGAAGAAAGCGGCGCGGTGCAGCCGGTGCTGCTTGATGGAAAAGAGGACGCTATCAGTCGCGGTGCGACGATGCTAACGAGCGGCGAAGCTGACGTTATGGTGGCTGGAATTGACCATCCGACAAAAGACGTGCTGCGAGCTGGACTCAAAATTGTTGGGCTGGCACCTGATATTCGGTATGCATCCAGCTTTTTCGTGATAGACGTCCCACAGTTTCAGGGCGGCGAACGAGGTCTGCTACTCTTTGCCGACTGCGGCATGAACATTCAGCCAAACGCCGAGCAGCTAGCGGCAATTGCTGTGGCCTCGGCGGATAGTGCGGCATCACTTGGCTGGGAGCCGCGCGTGGCTATGTTGTCATACTCAACGAAAGGCAGCGCTGGTGGCGACAGTGTCGAGCTCGTCACCCAGGCACTGCAGCTCGTCAAAACAGAACAGCCCGATATACTCATTGACGGTGAACTGCAATTAGACGCGGCAATCGTCCCGGCTATCGGCCAGAAAAAATCACCGGACAGTCCGGTTGCTGGCAGAGCTAATGTCCTTGTTTTCCCTGATCTTGATTCTGGCAATATCGCTTATAAGCTAGCCGAACACCTGGCTGGCGGCCATGCATACGGGCCGATCTTGCAGGGTTTTGCTCGGCCGATCAGCGATCTATCGCGCGGCTCCAGCGTTGATGATGTGATTGGCGCCACGCTTATTACTGCCAGTATGGCGCGAACTTCATAG
- a CDS encoding non-canonical purine NTP pyrophosphatase codes for MDELGEEIVEHKVRQAHIVAKCPVLVEDVALEFMALGGLPGPFIKFFVEAPNGLENLCRILDSFDDRSAVAACVFGYCDGERVRLFRAELGGVIAKHPAGNGGFGWDKIFCPDGYGGKTRAELTPDEDAGTFKPIDAVRNFSPHLNKYMLLFIYASDLSSWQKSRQGESRGKNPRGFRL; via the coding sequence ATCGACGAGCTTGGGGAAGAGATTGTTGAGCATAAGGTTCGCCAGGCGCATATAGTCGCCAAATGTCCGGTTTTGGTCGAAGATGTGGCGCTTGAGTTTATGGCGCTCGGTGGACTGCCGGGCCCGTTCATCAAGTTTTTTGTCGAGGCGCCAAACGGCTTAGAGAATCTTTGTCGGATACTTGATAGCTTTGACGATCGATCGGCGGTGGCGGCATGTGTGTTTGGCTACTGCGACGGCGAGCGGGTCAGGTTATTTCGCGCTGAACTTGGTGGTGTCATCGCTAAGCACCCTGCGGGCAACGGCGGTTTTGGCTGGGATAAAATATTTTGCCCGGATGGTTATGGCGGTAAAACACGCGCCGAATTAACACCGGATGAGGATGCTGGCACCTTTAAGCCAATCGATGCCGTCCGTAATTTCTCACCACACTTGAATAAATACATGCTATTATTTATATATGCAAGTGATCTATCTAGCTGGCAAAAATCTCGACAGGGCGAATCGCGTGGCAAAAATCCTAGAGGATTCCGGCTATAG
- a CDS encoding DUF1653 domain-containing protein: protein MSKGVYRHSKSGKLYEVIGLALETETEDLLVIYRPLYENEYELFARPVSMFMETVVLDGQSVPRFENVNSETREQV from the coding sequence ATTAGCAAGGGTGTATACCGGCACAGCAAATCAGGCAAGCTGTACGAGGTGATCGGCCTCGCATTGGAAACTGAGACGGAAGATCTTTTGGTGATCTATCGACCTCTCTATGAAAATGAATATGAACTATTCGCCCGCCCCGTCAGTATGTTTATGGAAACAGTAGTGCTGGACGGACAATCGGTGCCGCGATTTGAGAACGTAAACTCTGAAACTCGAGAGCAAGTGTGA
- the ligA gene encoding NAD-dependent DNA ligase LigA, translating into MTVRQLDRQAAEQRIVKLRDLINDYRYHYHVLDESIMSEAAADSLKHELSQLEEQFPELVTPDSPTQRVAGKALSKFAKVQHQTRMISLQDVFDRAEVAAWIERMHKVRSDITEEFLCDIKMDGLACALIYEDGVLTRAVTRGDGLVGEDVTMNVRTIQNVPLILRANQRFAHFLRGRTEIRGEIVMHKADFAALNQRRRAAGQPEFANPRNLAAGTIRQLDPKLVAERPLHFVGYDIIRDNLEDTPTIAFGYQMMNELGITTSRQTQIVYGLDEVMSYVDHLDELRQSLQFNTDGAVIKLNDRRQFAELGIVGKTPRAAVAYKFAAEEATTIVRDIVISIGRTGAATPVAVFDPVVVAGTTVQHASLHNADEIARLDVRRGDTVVIFKAGDIIPQVQTVLKELRPADAKPIDYSAELARQYPELEFVRPAGEAVYRVKGLSGPLILKRSLAHFASKGALDIDTLGEKNVEALVEAKLVNDLADIYRLTKDDLLQLERFAEISAQKLIDAIAAKKQPALERFLFGLGIRHVGAQTAIDLANKFESIEKIMTATIDELREVDGVGEIVAESIVAWFADEDNVALLEKFAALGVAPQFSQKSDRLAGQSFVITGTLQSMGRDVAAEKIRNLGGTFQTAVAKDTTYLVAGGKVGASKLKKAEQYGTKIIDEQTLLEIIQ; encoded by the coding sequence ATGACAGTGCGCCAGCTTGATAGGCAGGCGGCCGAGCAACGAATTGTCAAACTGCGAGATCTGATCAATGATTATCGCTATCACTATCATGTGCTCGACGAATCGATCATGAGCGAGGCGGCGGCTGATAGCCTGAAACATGAACTGTCGCAACTAGAAGAGCAGTTTCCTGAACTCGTTACACCAGACAGCCCAACCCAGCGGGTGGCCGGAAAAGCGCTCAGTAAATTCGCTAAGGTTCAGCATCAAACGCGAATGATTTCGCTGCAGGACGTATTTGACCGGGCGGAAGTTGCGGCGTGGATAGAGCGTATGCACAAAGTGCGTAGTGACATCACTGAAGAATTTTTGTGTGATATCAAGATGGATGGCCTGGCCTGCGCGCTAATTTATGAGGACGGTGTGCTGACGCGGGCCGTGACGCGTGGCGACGGACTAGTTGGTGAAGATGTGACCATGAATGTGCGGACGATTCAGAATGTGCCGCTAATCCTGCGCGCTAACCAGCGATTTGCTCATTTTTTGCGCGGTCGGACGGAGATTCGTGGTGAAATTGTGATGCACAAGGCCGACTTTGCAGCATTAAATCAGCGTCGGCGAGCGGCCGGTCAGCCAGAATTTGCGAATCCGCGTAACCTAGCTGCAGGGACGATTCGCCAGCTTGATCCAAAACTGGTGGCAGAGCGTCCGCTCCATTTTGTCGGCTATGACATTATTCGTGACAACCTCGAGGACACGCCGACGATTGCATTTGGCTATCAGATGATGAACGAGTTGGGCATCACCACGAGTCGGCAGACGCAAATTGTCTATGGCTTGGACGAAGTGATGAGCTATGTTGATCATCTGGATGAGCTGCGTCAGTCGCTGCAGTTTAACACCGACGGAGCGGTCATCAAGCTCAACGACCGGCGACAGTTTGCCGAGCTCGGCATCGTTGGCAAGACACCACGAGCGGCAGTGGCGTATAAATTTGCTGCCGAAGAAGCCACGACCATTGTCCGCGATATCGTCATTTCCATTGGTCGAACTGGTGCGGCCACGCCAGTGGCGGTATTTGACCCGGTGGTGGTGGCCGGTACGACGGTGCAGCATGCTAGCCTGCATAACGCCGACGAAATTGCCCGGCTGGATGTGCGCCGCGGTGACACGGTGGTTATTTTCAAGGCCGGCGACATCATCCCGCAGGTACAAACCGTGCTAAAAGAATTGCGACCGGCAGATGCTAAGCCGATTGATTATTCGGCAGAATTGGCGCGCCAATATCCAGAGCTAGAATTTGTACGGCCAGCAGGCGAGGCGGTGTACCGCGTTAAAGGTTTGAGCGGCCCGCTGATTTTGAAGCGGTCCCTGGCACATTTTGCCTCCAAAGGCGCGCTGGACATCGATACGCTGGGCGAGAAAAATGTCGAGGCGCTGGTCGAGGCTAAGTTGGTCAATGATTTGGCAGATATTTACCGGTTGACGAAAGATGATTTGCTGCAGTTAGAGCGTTTTGCTGAGATTTCCGCGCAAAAGCTCATTGATGCCATTGCTGCTAAGAAACAGCCAGCCCTGGAGCGATTCTTGTTTGGACTCGGTATTCGCCATGTCGGCGCGCAGACGGCGATTGATCTCGCAAATAAGTTTGAGAGTATCGAAAAGATAATGACGGCGACGATTGATGAGTTGCGCGAAGTGGATGGCGTGGGCGAAATTGTTGCCGAGTCGATCGTGGCGTGGTTCGCTGATGAAGATAATGTGGCGCTGCTCGAAAAATTTGCTGCCTTGGGCGTGGCGCCGCAGTTTAGCCAAAAATCCGACCGTCTGGCTGGTCAAAGTTTCGTCATCACCGGCACCTTGCAATCGATGGGCCGCGACGTTGCTGCTGAAAAAATCCGTAATCTGGGCGGCACCTTCCAAACCGCTGTTGCAAAAGATACAACATATTTGGTAGCGGGCGGTAAAGTCGGCGCCAGTAAATTGAAGAAAGCCGAACAATACGGCACGAAAATTATTGACGAACAAACATTGTTAGAGATTATACAATAA
- a CDS encoding protease, whose amino-acid sequence MYSAISHNKRNTVLIMAVFVAIIGVIGVLVGMYLQNYSLSLIIVGCALLYAWLQYYIAGKLAMAMSGAQQIEKKDAPELWRVVENLAIASGMPMPKVYIIDDPAPNAFATGRDPKHAIVGATTGLLEIMDKRELEAVMAHEMSHVRNYDIRVSMIAFGLVSAIGLLADIALRMMIYGDDDDGDTSPVVYIVGIIVVILAPILATITQLAVSRQREYLADASGALLTRDSEGLAMALEKLQSYGRPMRKQSTSTANLFMNNPLRPGFFSKLFSTHPPLEDRIARLRSNATKM is encoded by the coding sequence ATGTATAGTGCAATTTCTCATAATAAGCGAAACACCGTGCTGATCATGGCAGTGTTTGTGGCGATCATCGGCGTGATCGGTGTGCTGGTCGGTATGTATCTACAGAACTATTCATTGTCGTTGATCATTGTCGGTTGTGCGCTGCTTTATGCGTGGTTACAATATTATATTGCTGGTAAATTGGCCATGGCGATGAGCGGTGCGCAGCAGATTGAAAAGAAGGATGCGCCGGAGCTGTGGCGAGTAGTAGAAAACCTCGCGATTGCTTCCGGTATGCCGATGCCAAAAGTCTACATTATTGACGATCCAGCGCCGAACGCGTTTGCGACGGGCCGCGATCCAAAGCACGCTATCGTCGGTGCGACTACTGGGCTGTTGGAAATTATGGACAAGCGCGAGCTGGAAGCGGTGATGGCGCACGAGATGAGCCATGTGCGCAACTACGATATTCGCGTTAGTATGATTGCCTTTGGGTTGGTGAGCGCTATCGGGTTGCTTGCTGATATCGCACTCCGGATGATGATTTATGGCGATGATGATGACGGGGATACTAGTCCGGTTGTCTACATCGTGGGTATTATAGTAGTAATCTTGGCACCGATTTTAGCAACAATTACGCAACTGGCAGTCAGCCGCCAGCGCGAGTATCTCGCGGATGCCTCGGGCGCGCTATTAACTCGCGACTCGGAGGGGCTGGCGATGGCACTGGAAAAGTTACAAAGTTATGGTCGGCCAATGCGCAAGCAGAGTACCTCAACAGCAAACTTGTTTATGAATAATCCGCTGCGCCCTGGCTTTTTCTCAAAGTTATTTAGCACCCATCCGCCGCTAGAAGATCGAATCGCACGTCTGCGAAGTAATGCAACGAAGATGTAA
- a CDS encoding LemA family protein, producing the protein MDAVIITLIIVGVVIVLIVAFLIGTYNGLVTLRNRVEEAWSDITVQLKRRTDLIPNLVNSVKGYATHEKEVFEKVTEARSAIMGAKGVADTAQAENMLEGALKSLFAVAEAYPELKANENFLQLQQELVDTEDKIQASRRFYNGGVRDLNTRIQRFPANMVAGMFGFQAKEFFEVADRASVENPVEVKF; encoded by the coding sequence ATGGATGCAGTAATAATAACCTTAATTATCGTTGGTGTCGTTATCGTTCTGATCGTGGCGTTTTTGATCGGTACGTACAACGGACTGGTGACGCTGCGTAACCGCGTCGAGGAAGCATGGAGTGATATCACTGTCCAGCTCAAACGCCGGACTGACTTGATTCCAAACCTGGTTAACTCAGTCAAGGGCTACGCCACGCACGAGAAAGAAGTATTTGAAAAGGTTACTGAAGCGCGATCGGCCATTATGGGTGCCAAAGGCGTGGCCGATACGGCTCAGGCGGAGAATATGTTAGAGGGCGCCCTAAAGAGTCTGTTCGCTGTCGCTGAGGCGTATCCGGAACTGAAGGCTAATGAGAACTTCTTACAACTGCAGCAAGAACTGGTCGATACCGAAGACAAGATCCAGGCTTCACGTCGCTTCTACAATGGCGGCGTCCGCGATCTGAACACAAGGATTCAAAGGTTCCCAGCTAACATGGTTGCTGGTATGTTCGGCTTCCAGGCCAAGGAGTTCTTTGAGGTTGCTGATCGAGCAAGTGTTGAGAATCCAGTCGAGGTGAAATTCTAA
- a CDS encoding AbrB/MazE/SpoVT family DNA-binding domain-containing protein → MTKPKSRHAWTVKVGERGQIVIPKEARDIFNIKPGDTLIMLGDKQQGIAIPTKNKVIDTITAVLNDTEMKS, encoded by the coding sequence ATGACAAAACCAAAGAGTAGACATGCTTGGACAGTCAAGGTTGGCGAACGCGGGCAAATTGTGATACCCAAAGAGGCACGAGATATTTTTAATATCAAGCCTGGCGATACACTTATCATGCTCGGCGACAAGCAGCAAGGAATTGCTATTCCGACTAAGAATAAAGTCATTGATACAATCACCGCCGTGCTCAATGATACGGAGATGAAATCATGA
- a CDS encoding ABC transporter ATP-binding protein, with translation MNAITATNLTKRYGDFVAVDSLNLSIEKGELFSLLGVNGAGKTTLIKMLSCLSQPTQGDAILLGNSITEKPQAVKQMINVSPQETAVAGNLSVRENLELIAGLYGQSAHNASESASRMASQFKLETVEHKKAKHLSGGMQRRLSIAMALISNPKILFIDEPTLGLDIFSRRELWEAIQLLKGTVTTLLTTHYLEEIEALSDRVGVMARGKLVAIGTVAELQKQTNTRTLEDAFVALVGDIR, from the coding sequence ATGAATGCAATCACTGCGACCAACTTAACAAAACGCTACGGTGACTTTGTCGCAGTCGACAGCCTTAATCTATCAATTGAAAAGGGTGAGTTATTTTCACTACTTGGTGTCAATGGTGCGGGTAAGACGACATTGATTAAAATGTTATCTTGCTTAAGCCAACCAACACAAGGTGATGCTATTTTACTCGGCAATAGTATTACCGAAAAACCTCAGGCGGTCAAACAGATGATCAACGTTTCACCACAAGAAACTGCTGTAGCTGGTAATTTATCAGTCCGCGAGAATCTCGAACTGATCGCTGGACTCTACGGACAATCTGCTCATAACGCCAGTGAGAGCGCCTCGCGTATGGCAAGCCAATTCAAACTCGAAACTGTCGAACATAAAAAAGCTAAGCATTTGTCTGGCGGCATGCAGCGACGCCTGTCGATCGCCATGGCACTCATCTCAAATCCAAAAATATTATTCATTGACGAACCAACGCTAGGTCTTGATATTTTTTCGCGCCGTGAGTTATGGGAGGCGATCCAGTTGCTCAAAGGTACAGTGACGACGCTGTTGACAACTCACTATCTCGAGGAAATTGAAGCATTGTCTGATCGTGTCGGCGTTATGGCGCGCGGCAAGCTCGTGGCAATCGGTACAGTAGCAGAACTGCAAAAACAAACTAATACACGCACCCTTGAGGATGCGTTTGTCGCACTTGTAGGAGATATTCGATGA
- a CDS encoding ABC transporter permease: MRALLFAKRCTKEVVRDPINLFFGLVFPLVLLGLLSIINASIPAEANNTMFAIKNLAPGIAMFGTAFLALFSGMLLAKDRTSSFLMRLFTSPMTARDFIIGYTIPMIIIATMQAVITLVIACFIGLDFSVHIIGAIVITTVTSLLFVGCGLFFGSLINERAVGGICGALLTNVAGWLSGVFVPVDLIGGGFKMVAEALPFYHSVAAIKGSIEGNWQVITPHLLIVLCYTTVIFTLAIYIFRRKMTGRNT; the protein is encoded by the coding sequence ATGAGAGCTTTACTATTTGCTAAACGCTGTACAAAAGAAGTTGTACGCGATCCGATCAATCTATTCTTTGGATTAGTCTTTCCACTCGTTTTGCTTGGACTGCTCTCTATTATAAATGCCAGCATTCCCGCCGAAGCCAATAATACTATGTTTGCCATCAAAAATTTGGCACCAGGTATCGCAATGTTCGGTACGGCATTCCTAGCACTATTCTCAGGTATGCTCCTAGCAAAAGACCGAACTTCATCATTCCTGATGCGTCTGTTTACCTCGCCTATGACAGCCCGAGATTTTATCATTGGATACACAATTCCGATGATTATCATTGCTACCATGCAGGCAGTGATTACCCTCGTTATCGCCTGCTTTATCGGGCTCGACTTTTCAGTGCATATTATTGGGGCAATCGTTATTACAACGGTAACGTCGCTTCTATTTGTTGGATGTGGGTTATTCTTCGGCAGTCTCATTAACGAGCGAGCAGTTGGCGGTATATGTGGCGCCCTGCTCACCAATGTCGCTGGCTGGCTGTCGGGCGTATTTGTCCCGGTTGATCTCATCGGCGGTGGCTTTAAAATGGTTGCGGAAGCACTGCCATTTTACCACAGTGTTGCTGCCATTAAAGGTAGCATCGAGGGAAATTGGCAAGTCATCACACCACATCTACTGATTGTTTTGTGTTATACCACCGTTATCTTTACACTCGCCATCTATATCTTTCGGCGAAAGATGACCGGACGAAACACTTAA
- a CDS encoding HD domain-containing protein, with product MKRPPDIQHILQLISSLIVPMYYIHRDIVPPKRSPLRENDAEHSWALALLACALAPQINPKLDIGKVAQFAIVYDVVEVYSGDVSAMDSQAANSSERKIREAAALERIQSDFSYMPWIAETIKEYESFSSEEACFVYALDKFMPVAYDYLDGGEYAHHCRTTREAYQYHMIPHREKVQRHPVVGRYYDEVRALLDARLDHFYDPENVV from the coding sequence ATGAAACGACCTCCAGATATTCAGCATATACTCCAGCTAATTAGTTCATTAATCGTGCCGATGTATTATATTCATCGTGACATTGTGCCGCCAAAACGATCACCACTTAGGGAAAATGATGCGGAACATTCCTGGGCTTTAGCATTGTTAGCGTGTGCGCTCGCTCCGCAGATTAATCCGAAATTAGATATTGGTAAAGTTGCCCAATTTGCCATTGTTTATGATGTTGTAGAGGTCTATTCGGGTGATGTATCGGCAATGGATAGCCAGGCGGCAAATTCATCTGAGCGAAAAATTCGTGAGGCAGCAGCGTTGGAGCGTATTCAATCAGATTTCTCATATATGCCATGGATCGCTGAAACGATTAAGGAATACGAATCTTTTTCTAGCGAAGAAGCATGTTTCGTCTATGCGCTTGATAAATTTATGCCGGTTGCCTATGACTATCTTGATGGAGGTGAGTATGCTCATCATTGTCGCACAACTCGTGAAGCGTACCAGTATCATATGATACCGCATCGCGAAAAGGTCCAGAGACATCCTGTTGTTGGTCGATATTATGATGAGGTGCGGGCGCTGCTAGATGCTCGGCTAGATCATTTTTATGATCCAGAAAATGTAGTATAA
- a CDS encoding ABC transporter ATP-binding protein, which translates to MPDSSETDRPQARQIAKTLVDVLVTIWRTSPRAIFIQAVGAVLTASLPLATTYFAALTTTALTEAYTGGGDSRQLFVYVIITVVLGVVMSFWGIVQAYFEQLMRYQLELSINDQMYVRLHGLDFWRYDDPATIDTFDRARRFAGSFSYLFSRLTSIVTNIVSLVVGLWIISSVGWWLGLLLVMAIIPSGIVQFRLSRLTSSYWRKNTNVRRRMWWIEYAVSRPENVAELRLYGLIKHLLTERAALRDKDQLQMIKYERSFMAKRFGGEALQAAAEVAALVWVTLEIIAHRQPIGQFVLVQQMVSRVLGSVDSLISTYNSIDEEVANMVDYQRFMKLPLASTRPSLPLSMDKSITVSNVTFHYPGSEILVFKGLSLEIKRGQHVAIVGENGAGKTTLVKLLTGLYQPTGGDVLIDGRNLSEVNTADWHRQLAVLSQSFIRYDFATAHENVWYGDVSREPDRERLAAALKQAEADDFVKKLPKGGDSYVDKWMTDDSDDKGVDLSGGQWQRLALARNFYRDAPIVILDEPTSAVDAAAEARIFRHLFKQKDKTIIAISHRLSTVKKADVIYFMRAGRIVEQGSCSELIAKRGEFYEMFKEQL; encoded by the coding sequence ATGCCAGATTCGTCAGAAACTGATAGGCCCCAAGCTCGCCAGATCGCTAAAACGCTGGTTGATGTTCTGGTGACGATTTGGCGAACATCGCCGCGTGCTATTTTCATTCAGGCGGTTGGCGCGGTATTGACAGCGTCGTTGCCGCTTGCGACGACGTATTTTGCGGCGCTGACAACGACTGCACTGACCGAGGCGTATACTGGCGGCGGCGATTCACGACAGCTGTTTGTGTATGTAATCATTACGGTGGTGCTTGGCGTAGTCATGAGCTTTTGGGGAATTGTGCAGGCATATTTTGAGCAATTAATGCGCTACCAGCTAGAATTGAGCATTAATGACCAGATGTATGTGCGGCTTCACGGGCTGGATTTCTGGCGCTATGATGATCCGGCGACGATTGATACGTTTGATCGAGCGAGGCGGTTTGCTGGTTCATTTTCATATCTGTTTTCGCGGCTGACTAGCATCGTGACGAATATTGTTTCGCTGGTGGTTGGGCTATGGATTATCTCGTCAGTTGGTTGGTGGCTAGGGCTGCTGCTTGTCATGGCCATCATCCCTAGCGGCATTGTCCAGTTCCGCCTATCTCGTTTGACATCAAGCTATTGGCGCAAAAATACCAATGTCAGGCGGCGCATGTGGTGGATTGAGTATGCGGTGAGTAGGCCAGAGAACGTCGCCGAGCTACGATTGTACGGTCTTATCAAGCATTTATTGACGGAGCGGGCCGCCTTGCGCGATAAAGATCAGTTGCAGATGATTAAATATGAGCGCAGCTTTATGGCCAAGCGATTCGGCGGCGAGGCGCTGCAGGCGGCTGCAGAAGTAGCGGCGCTGGTGTGGGTGACGCTAGAAATTATCGCTCATCGTCAGCCGATCGGCCAGTTCGTGTTGGTGCAACAAATGGTGAGTCGAGTACTCGGCAGCGTCGATAGCTTGATTTCAACGTATAATTCTATCGACGAGGAAGTGGCAAATATGGTCGACTATCAGCGGTTTATGAAGTTGCCGCTAGCAAGCACCAGGCCAAGTCTGCCGCTTAGCATGGATAAATCAATTACGGTGAGCAACGTCACGTTCCACTATCCGGGCAGCGAAATTCTGGTATTCAAAGGTCTGTCGCTGGAGATTAAGCGCGGTCAGCACGTGGCGATTGTCGGTGAGAATGGTGCGGGTAAAACCACGCTAGTGAAATTATTGACGGGGTTGTATCAGCCGACTGGCGGCGATGTTTTGATTGACGGGCGGAATCTTAGCGAGGTGAATACGGCCGATTGGCACCGACAACTAGCTGTACTGAGTCAGAGTTTTATTCGCTATGATTTTGCGACGGCTCATGAAAATGTGTGGTATGGCGATGTTTCTCGTGAGCCAGACCGAGAGAGGCTGGCGGCTGCGCTTAAGCAGGCGGAAGCTGATGATTTCGTGAAGAAATTGCCAAAGGGCGGGGATAGCTATGTTGACAAATGGATGACGGATGATAGTGATGACAAGGGCGTGGATTTGTCGGGTGGGCAATGGCAGCGGCTGGCGTTGGCGCGTAATTTTTACCGTGATGCACCGATCGTTATTTTGGACGAGCCAACCAGTGCCGTTGATGCGGCAGCTGAAGCACGAATTTTCCGCCACTTGTTTAAGCAAAAAGACAAAACCATCATCGCCATCAGCCATCGTCTGAGCACGGTGAAAAAGGCTGACGTGATTTACTTTATGAGGGCTGGCCGAATTGTCGAGCAAGGATCATGTAGCGAGCTGATCGCCAAACGCGGTGAGTTCTATGAAATGTTCAAAGAACAATTATAG